One Solanum lycopersicum chromosome 4, SLM_r2.1 DNA window includes the following coding sequences:
- the LOC101248472 gene encoding serine/threonine-protein kinase VPS15 isoform X2, which translates to MLWIKHEDMLKVKFWLETDKAAYLLRQYFFNNLHDRLSTRPFLCLIEKKWLAFQLLYAVKQSHEHGVCHGDIKCENVLVTSWNWLYLADFASFKPTYIPHDDPSDFSFFFDTGGRRRCYLAPERFYEHGGEMHVSQDAPLKPSMDIFAVGCVIAELFLEGQPLFELSQLLAYRRGQHDPSQLLEKIPDSGIRKMILHMIQLDPESRYSAESYLQNYAGVVFPSYFSPFLHNFYSLLNPLNSDARVLICQTSFNEILKQMMSDKPGDRNLPAVSPHSVPVSQTRQVSDMNENLNLVKDSSSNREEIEKGSVHDRFDLLGNVNTLLRDVKQNNQCPVVKPVLEDIANTAYSQKQRQCHIQSPGEQIPVSSISFKRIHHPFLKKITMEDLTVLMSDYDNQSDTFGMPFLPLPEEVMSCEGMVLIASLLCSCIRNVKLPFMRRGAVLLLNSCSLYIDDEDRLQRVLPHVIAMLSDPAAIVRCAALETLCDILPLVRDFPPSDAKIFPEYILPMLSMLPDDPEESVRICYASNISKLALTAYGFLIHSISLSEAGVLNETNPSQNSSISTSGEPVRPQSLNSDTQLGQLRKSVAEVIQELVMGPKQTPNIRRALLQDIGNLCWFFGQRQSNDFLLPILPAFLNDRDEQLRAVFYGQIIYVCFFVGQRSVEEYLFPYIEQALTDTTEAVIVNALDCLAILCKSGFLRKRFLLEMIDRSFHLLCYPSQWVRRSSVTFIAASSENLGAVDSYVFLVPVIRPFLRRQPASLASEKALFSCLKPSISKEMYYQLVENAKSSDMLERQRKIWYNSTPQSKQWETVDLLERSSSELDRMKYWPGRKHDFPGYKSASDLTKPIDFTDCDDNPTKVKSVGTLIQDPSSIMDSGDRLPSEKLQLSGFVSPQVSGMSSFIDKSADGIPLYYFKEDNKRPAGTGVAASDSSFPYTSFGFGSSSLPWIDPVNKSFNLANSVPAPKLVSGSISIGNSSTLLRRVVHEVEDREADQTAYVSNKFQDIGSGTSKMGSLTMEDNTAATDRTDLSSFARTSMITDSGWRPRGVLVAHLQEHRSAVNDISISADHSFFVSASDDSTVKVWDSKKLEKDISFRSRLTYSLEGSRALCVTVLQGSAQVVVGACDGTIHMFSVDYISRGLGNVVEKYSGIADVKKNEVGEGAVASLLNYCSDGGASKMILYSTQNCGLHLLDTRTNSHAWNTKVYPKEGYISSLVAGPCGNWFVSGSSRGVLTLWDLRFCIPVNTWQYSLACPIERMSLFLPPPSTSLSVAARPLVYVAAGCNEVSLWNAENGSCHQVLRVANNENEAENSDLPWALAKPSNKANPKQDLRRNNGSKYRVDELSDPPPRLSGIRALLPLPGGDLLTGGTDLKIRRWDHCSPERSYCVCGPSIKGVVNDDFYETKSSFGVQIVQEAKRRPLATRQTAKAILGAAAVDAAGCHRDCILSLASVKLNQRLLLSGSRDGAVKVWK; encoded by the exons AGATTTTATGAGCATGGAGGTGAGATGCACGTTTCACAAGATGCTCCTTTGAAGCCATCTATGGACATCTTTGCTGTTGG GTGTGTTATTGCGGAGCTTTTCCTCGAGGGCCAGCCATTATTTGAATTGTCTCAACTGCTTGCTTATCGCAGAGGACAACACGATCCCAGTCAACTTCTGGAAAAg ATTCCAGATTCAGGAATCCGGAAGATGATTCTTCATATGATTCAATTGGACCCAGAGTCACGATATTCAGCTGAAAGCTATCTGCAGAACTATGCAGGAGTTGTGTTCCCAAGCTACTTCTCACCATTCCTTCATAATTTCTATTCCTTGTTGAATCCCCTTAATTCCGATGCAAGG GTTCTGATATGCCAGACCTCTTTTAATGAGATCCTTAAACAAATGATGAGTGATAAGCCTGGTGACAGGAACCTTCCTGCTGTGAGTCCACATTCAGTTCCTGTCAGTCAAACACGGCAAGTGAGTGATATGAACGAAAATCTGAATTTAGTGAAGGACTCATCGAGCAACAGAGAAGAGATTGAGAAGGGCTCAGTTCATGATCGCTTTGATCTGCTTGGCAACGTGAACACTTTGCTCAGGGATGTGAAACAAAATAATCAGTGTCCTGTTGTGAAACCTGTGCTGGAGGATATAGCCAATACAGCATATTCTCAGAAGCAAAGACAGTGTCACATCCAATCTCCAGGTGAACAAATCCCAGTGAGCTCCATTTCTTTCAAGAGAATTCACCAtccctttttaaaaaagatcACCATGGAAGATTTGACTGTGTTGATGTCCGACTATGATAATCAATCGGACACTTTTGGAATGCCTTTCTTACCACTTCCTGAAGAAGTAATGAGCTGTGAAGGAATGGTGCTGATAGCCTCATTGTTGTGTTCCTGCATACGTAATGTCAAGTTGCCTTTTATGAGGAGAGGTGCTGTATTGCTGTTGAACTCTTGTTCCTTGTACATTGATGATGAAGATCGGTTGCAGCGAGTACTTCCACATGTGATAGCAATGCTGTCGGATCCAGCTGCAATTGTTCGTTGTGCTGCCTTAGAGACTTTATGTGATATTCTTCCTTTGGTTAGAGATTTTCCTCCAAGTGATGCCAAAATTTTTCCAGAGTATATTCTCCCTATGCTTTCCATGCTTCCTGATGACCCAGAGGAGAGTGTTAGGATTTGTTATGCTAGCAATATATCGAAGCTTGCACTAACAGCGTATGGTTTTCTGATTCACTCAATAAGCTTGAGTGAGGCAGGTGTTCTGAATGAAACAAATCCATCCCAGAATTCATCAATATCGACCTCAGGGGAACCAGTACGGCCACAGAGTCTAAACAGTGATACACAACTTGGTCAATTAAGGAAGTCAGTTGCTGAGGTTATTCAAGAACTCGTGATGGGCCCAAAGCAAACTCCAAACATCAGGAGAGCACTATTGCAAGACATTGGTAACCTTTGTTGGTTTTTTGGGCAGAGACAAAGTAATGATTTCCTGTTGCCCATTCTCCCTGCTTTTCTAAATGATAGAGATGAGCAGCTCAGGGCAGTATTTTATGGGCAAATCATATACGTCTGTTTTTTTGTTGGACAAAGAAGTGTTGAAGAATATCTTTTCCCATACATTGAGCAGGCACTGACTGATACAACTGAGGCTGTAATCGTCAATGCTCTAGATTGCTTGGCCATTCTCTGCAAAAGTGGCTTTCTGCGCAAGCGGTTCCTACTTGAAATGATAGACCGTTCTTTCCATTTGTTGTGCTACCCTAGCCAATGGGTAAGGAGGTCATCTGTCACCTTTATTGCTGCCAGCAGTGAGAACTTAGGAGCAGTTGATTCTTATGTTTTTCTTGTCCCCGTAATAAGGCCCTTCCTTCGCAGGCAGCCAGCATCTCTAGCTTCAGAGAAAGCTCTTTTCTCATGTCTTAAGCCatcaatttcaaaagaaatgtaCTATCAGCTTGTGGAGAATGCAAAGAGTTCAGATATGCTGGAGAGACAAAGAAAGATATGGTACAATTCAACACCTCAGTCAAAGCAATGGGAAACTGTAGATTTACTTGAGAGAAGTAGCAGTGAGTTGGATCGAATGAAATACTGGCCTGGGAGAAAACATGATTTTCCGGGTTATAAATCTGCTAGTGATTTAACTAAACCAATCGATTTTACTGACTGTGATGATAATCCAACCAAGGTGAAATCAGTGGGAACCTTGATACAAGATCCTTCAAGCATAATGGATAGCGGTGATCGCCTCCCCTCAGAAAAATTGCAGCTATCTGGCTTTGTGTCTCCACAAGTCAGTGGTATGAGCAGCTTTATTGATAAATCTGCTGATGGCATTCCTTTGTACTATTTTAAGGAGGATAACAAGAGACCAGCTGGCACTGGTGTAGCAGCCTCTGATTCCTCATTTCCATATACATCATTTGGATTTGGTTCTTCATCCTTGCCTTGGATTGATCCTGTGAACAAATCATTTAACTTGGCTAATTCAGTTCCAGCACCTAAGCTTGTGTCAGGTTCAATAAGCATTGGCAATAGCTCCACACTGTTGCGTAGAGTTGTACATGAAGTGGAAGACAGGGAAGCTGATCAAACAGCATATGTGAGTAACAAATTTCAGGACATTGGATCTGGTACATCTAAAATGGGTTCCCTAACAATGGAAGACAACACAGCCGCAACAGATAGAACTGATTTGTCATCTTTTGCCAGAACATCCATGATTACAGATTCAGGATGGAGGCCTCGTGGGGTTTTGGTTGCTCATCTCCAAGAGCACCGTTCTGCTGTTAATGATATATCCATTTCAGCAGACCACAGCTTTTTTGTTAGTGCATCTGACGATTCTACTGTTAAGGTTTGGGATTCGAAAAAGCTAGAGAAGGATATCTCATTCAGGTCAAGGTTAACTTATTCTTTAGAAGGAAGCCGAGCTTTATGTGTTACAGTGCTTCAAGGTTCTGCTCAAGTTGTTGTTGGAGCATGTGATGGAACAATACATATGTTCTCGGTTGATTATATCTCCCGAGGACTCGGTAATGTTGTCGAGAAGTACTCTGGTATTGCTGATGTGAAGAAGAATGAAGTGGGAGAGGGTGCTGTTGCAAGCCTTTTGAACTACTGTTCAGATGGTGGTGCctcaaaaatgattttgtacAGCACTCAGAATTGTGGGCTCCATCTGTTGGACACAAGAACAAATTCACATGCCTGGAACACCAAAGTTTATCCCAAAGAGGGCTATATATCATCTCTAGTTGCAGGGCCTTGTGGAAATTGGTTTGTATCAGGTTCCTCAAGAGGTGTACTTACACTTTGGGATTTGAGGTTTTGCATACCGGTGAACACATGGCAATATTCTCTTGCCTGCCCAATTGAGAGAATGTCTCTTTTTCTTCCTCCTCCTAGTACATCATTGTCTGTAGCAGCAAGGCCCCTTGTTTATGTTGCCGCAGGGTGTAATGAAGTTTCTCTCTGGAATGCAGAGAACGGGAGCTGCCACCAG GTTTTGAGGGTAGCAAACAATGAGAATGAGGCTGAGAACTCCGACTTACCTTGGGCTTTAGCGAAGCCATCAAATAAGGCTAATCCTAAACAAGATCTAAGAAGAAATAATGGTTCAAAGTACCGAGTTGATGAATTGAGTGATCCGCCTCCTCGCCTTTCTGGAATTCGTGCTTTGCTTCCATTACCTGGTGGTGATTTGTTAACAGGGGGTACTGACTTAAAAATACGTCGCTGGGACCATTGCAG CCCGGAACGAAGTTATTGCGTTTGCGGACCATCTATAAAGGGGGTTGTTAATGATGACTTTTATGAGACAAAATCCAGCTTTGGCGTACAAATAGTGCAG GAGGCGAAGAGGCGACCTTTGGCCACCAGACAGACAGCAAAGGCAATCCTCGGAGCTGCTGCCGTCGATGCAGCTGGGTGTCACCGTGATTGTATTCTCTCTTTGGCTTCTGTCAAATTGAATCAGAGACTTCTGCTATCAGGTAGCAGAGACGGAGCTGTTAAGGTTTGGAAGTAA